Genomic window (Stenotrophomonas maltophilia):
CTGCCTTCACGGCTTCCGCCGCGTCCACGATGCCTGGCCCGCAGCCTCCCGGGCAGTTTGCTGCCGCGATCGGGCGCGCGGTTCGACGCAGGATCTCCTTGACCTGATCGGTGGTCTTGGGCACTGGCGCCACGGCCTGCATCAGCGCGACGATGCCAGCGACATGGGGCGCCGCCATCGAGGTGCCGGACATGAAGTCGAACGCGTTGTTGCCCACGGTGGACAGGATGCCCTGTGCCGGGTGCTGGCGGGTCGGTGCGCAGTTGGTCTGGTTCGGCGGCGTGGCCAGTGGCAGGAACTCGCCCACTGAGGCGCGGCACGACCAGGTCTCGCCGCCGGGCGCGGTGATGTGGATGCCTGCGCCATAGTTGGAGTAGAACGCACGGCGCCCGCCCTGGTCGTTGGCAGCCACCGCGATCACGCCCTTGCAGTTCGCCGGGGCAAACTCGGACACATCCAGATTGCTGTTGCCGGCGGCGACCACCACGATCGTGCCTTGCGCAGTGATGTCGTCGATTGCGTCCTGCTCGGCCGGCGAGCAGGCCCGGCGGCCGCCCAGGCTGAGATTGATGACTTCGGCCGGGTTGGCATTGGCCGGGACGTTGGGCACGTTGATACCGGCACTCCAGAGCATGCCGTCGATGATGTCGGCGGAACCGCCATTGCCCTGGTTGCCGAGTACGCGCACCGGCACCACTTTCGCGTTGTAGGCTACGCCGGCCACGCCGATCTGGTTGTTGGTCACCGCAGCGACCGTTCCGGCGACGTGGGTGCCGTGTGCGATGCCGGACGCATCGAAGGCATCGGCGTCGCGTCCGTCGCCATCGTCTGAGCCACCACAACCGGGATTCATTCCCCCGATGATGCACTGCCAATCACTGAACGGACGGGTGGACGAGATCATGTCGTAACCCGGCAACAGGTTCGCCTGCAGGTCGTTGTTGTTGAGATAGCCCGAATCGACCACGGCCACCACCACGCCCTGGCCGGTGGAGCGGTCCCACGCAGCTGGCAGGCGAGCACCACTGGCTGGATTGCTGTAGTGCCACTGCTCGCCGTAGCGCGGATCGTTCGGTGTGGCGAACGCGCTCATCATGTAGTTGGGCTGCACATACTCGACATCCGGATCGTCGGCGATGCGCTGCATCAGGATCTGCGCTTCCGGAAGATCCAGTGCCTTGTCCGTGGTGACAACGTCGGCACCGCCGCCCATCCGGCGCTGGTGGGCCACTGCCGCGGCTGGCGCAGCACCGATCGAGCGCTTGCTGCGTTGCTGGATGCCGAGGCGCTTCTTCAGCGCATCCTGCGCGGTGGTGGCGGAGACGCGCTTGCTGCTGCCGTCCCGGTACTTGACGATGAAACTGCTGTACTGCTCGTTGCTGGCCATGCCTCGCGTCCATACCCGTTCGGTGGGTTGGGCGAAGGCGGGGGCGCTGGCCAGGACCAGGGTGATGGCACTGGCAAGGGAAACCCGAAGCGACGTACGCATGGATACAGTTCCTTTGTGGAGATGTGTCGAAAAGGCCGTGCCTCTGCGGCGCGGCTCGATGTGAAGCATGCAGGTGTGTCCGGTGGCCTCCTCTTCGATGGCGACCATGGACGAACGGCTTCGTGGACACATCCCCCCCAATGAGAGGGGTGGAAAATTCTGAAGTGATTTAGTGATGTCGAAAGCGAGAGAAGATGTGCGGTGCCGACATCGCTTGACGGCATCGGATCGCGACTGCGCCCGGGCGTTGAATTTCGCAGCGAGGTGAGGCGGGCAATAAAAAAGCCCGGAAACCCACATTGGTGGAATTTCCGGGCTTCTCCGGTTCGTGACGAACCGTTATTGCCGCTGGTCCAATCGAGCCACGGCGTTCTAGCCCTCAAGTCATCCGAACACAGAATAGAGCGGTTAAGGCTTTCCGCGACGCGTAGTCGGCACCGATAAACGAGAGCAGGCCGGCGACCACGGCCGGTTCGGTACCGCTATTACCCAACAAGGTCGAGTACGGGGTCATCCAGTGGCTCGATTTCACGGGTGGGCTCCTTTCGTTCTGTTCCACCCTTCTTGTAGAAAAATCTCAACCTGCCGGGCACTCGACGGTTTCCACCCTTG
Coding sequences:
- a CDS encoding S8 family serine peptidase, with product MRTSLRVSLASAITLVLASAPAFAQPTERVWTRGMASNEQYSSFIVKYRDGSSKRVSATTAQDALKKRLGIQQRSKRSIGAAPAAAVAHQRRMGGGADVVTTDKALDLPEAQILMQRIADDPDVEYVQPNYMMSAFATPNDPRYGEQWHYSNPASGARLPAAWDRSTGQGVVVAVVDSGYLNNNDLQANLLPGYDMISSTRPFSDWQCIIGGMNPGCGGSDDGDGRDADAFDASGIAHGTHVAGTVAAVTNNQIGVAGVAYNAKVVPVRVLGNQGNGGSADIIDGMLWSAGINVPNVPANANPAEVINLSLGGRRACSPAEQDAIDDITAQGTIVVVAAGNSNLDVSEFAPANCKGVIAVAANDQGGRRAFYSNYGAGIHITAPGGETWSCRASVGEFLPLATPPNQTNCAPTRQHPAQGILSTVGNNAFDFMSGTSMAAPHVAGIVALMQAVAPVPKTTDQVKEILRRTARPIAAANCPGGCGPGIVDAAEAVKAASN